In one Rutidosis leptorrhynchoides isolate AG116_Rl617_1_P2 chromosome 8, CSIRO_AGI_Rlap_v1, whole genome shotgun sequence genomic region, the following are encoded:
- the LOC139864825 gene encoding ubiquitin-conjugating enzyme E2 2-like, whose product MSTAARKRLMRDFKRLQQDPPAGISGAPEDNNIMAWNAVIFGPDDTPWDGGTFKLVLNFSEDYPNKPPVVRFISRMFHPNIYADGSICLDILQNQWSPIYDVAAILTSVQSLLCDPNPNSPANSEAARMFSEMKRDYNRRVREVVEQSWTAD is encoded by the exons ATGTCAACTGCTGCACGAAAGAGGCTTATGAGGGATTTTAAGAGGTTACAACAAGACCCTCCTGCAGGTATTAGTGGAGCACCTGAAGACAATAATATAATGGCGTGGAATGCTGTCATATTTGG TCCGGATGACACTCCATGGGATGGAG GTACATTCAAATTGGTCCTAAATTTTTCAGAGGATTATCCAAATAAGCCACCAGTTGTGCGATTCATTTCTCGTATGTTCCACCCTAACA TTTATGCTGACGGAAGCATCTGCTTGGATATTTTACAAAATCAGTGGAGTCCTATCTATGATGTTGCTGCTATTCTTACTTCTGTCCAG TCATTGCTTTGTGACCCGAACCCAAACTCGCCTGCGAATTCAGAAGCTGCACGAATGTTTAGTGAGATGAAACGTGACTACAACAGGAGAGTACGAGAGGTTGTTGAACAGAGCTGGACTGCTGACTAA